A portion of the Myripristis murdjan chromosome 13, fMyrMur1.1, whole genome shotgun sequence genome contains these proteins:
- the ppp1r13l gene encoding relA-associated inhibitor yields the protein MTSPAGFGSNMLFQTINNDLNASLATADELSKEFSSLMQEASSSKESKSASQTNPVISREKPQPFSPSSYSSSTSISTKDSGGSSNGSPSSMPYSPSSTTSRSIESIVSSNRSAPSSPLFSPNSLTSPQIRRDMPSPLAHHGSDSYSYSQLSPRSSPHTQRRNSPTRYSRSPRGSVSYMERSPSPSPTATTFEQPRSPRPPSSKLLSPYDGSLMGRTSPRPDRAPSPLAFSHPVSSTLPRNFGGFRQTDEGMQKSPGKWNETDLDASYERKPHHTYDKTEWLRPSVPKSSWRESNLDGPPPPPGIKKDSRSRSHPPSHSSLPRNTRITVPPDISSPTHSPYHPQPIISRISIPPASAQTRQRRPIPLSVIMRLQNPHWSVAQTCHPRALGGGDLPPYHPAMPLPREYLHQPVLQPQPPPPELRQPAVYSEALNPADIEAEIERLDPIHHGSVILENPDMAERRREVEAGVAPAPRPLSPTRLQPVVAPEAQSQEIPDLEELLRMRAEIPRALKRRGSVDHSKAPKKASQYQPNQYKHLINKLFRRKGVQQKGEQGSETGSSSEGEDISAPPSPLPMPQTSTPIPQEYRNYHSILRRASRERKGPGRRARLSPLVLLLDGSLVGELDTVQRAMQEMSDPSQPNDEGITALHNAICGGHYNVVDFLVRIGANVSAPDSHGWTPLHCAASCNDRALCEFLVRNGAAVMAVTESDGATASQKCDPFAIGFEECENLLRGVEEAMGVENSGVLYALWSYMAQTADELSFKEGDMVTILQKPEGEDWWWASLCGREGFVPNNYFGLFPKVRPKSLC from the exons ATGACCTCCCCGGCGGGCTTTGGCAGCAACATGCTGT TCCAGACCATAAACAACGACCTGAACGCGTCCCTGGCTACAGCAGATGAGCTATCCAAAGAGTTCAGCTCCTTGATGCAGGAGGCCTCCTCCAGTAAAGAGTCAAAGTCTGCATCTCAG ACCAACCCTGTGATCTCCAGAGAGAAGCCTCAGCCTTTCAGCCCATCCAGctactcctcctccacctccatcagCACGAAGGATTCAGGAGGCAGCAGTAATGGCAGTCCCAGCTCCATGCCATACTCCCCGAGCTCGACAACCTCACGTTCTATCGAGTCTATCGTCTCGAGCAACAGAAGCGCTccgtcctcccctctcttctcccccaACTCGCTCACATCCCCTCAGATCCGCAGGGACATGCCCTCCCCGCTCGCCCATCATGGGTCAGACAGTTACTCGTACAGTCAGCTGAGCCCCAGAAGCTCGCCTCACACTCAGAGGCGTAATTCCCCCACCCGTTACAGCAGGAGCCCACGAGGCTCCGTCAGTTACATGGAGCGGAGTCCCTCCCCGAGCCCCACCGCGACCACCTTCGAGCAGCCCCGCTCTCcacgccccccctcctccaagcTGCTGAGCCCGTATGACGGCAGCCTGATGGGCCGCACCTCCCCCCGGCCGGACCGAGCCCCCTCCCCTCTGGCTTTCAGTCATCCAGTGTCCAGCACGCTTCCCCGAAATTTTGGCGGTTTCAGGCAAACTg ACGAAGGCATGCAGAAGAGTCCTGGCAAGTGGAACGAGACAGATCTGGACGCGTCGTACGAGAGGAAGCCTCACCACACCTACGACA AGACAGAGTGGCTGAGGCCGTCTGTGCCAAAAAGCAGCTGGAGAGAATCCAACCTCGAtggtcctcctccacctcctggcATCAAAAAG GATTCTCGCTCTCGATCTCATCCGCCCTCACACAGTTCCCTGCCCCGCAATACACGGATCACAGTCCCACCAGACATTTCGTCCCCAACCCACTCACCTTACCACCCTCAGCCCATCATCTCCCGGATCTCCATCCCACCTGCTTCAGCCCAGACCCGCCAGCGCAGGcccatccctctctccgtcATCATGCGCCTCCAGAACCCCCACTGGAGCGTGGCGCAGACCTGCCACCCCAGAGCCCTGGGGGGAGGAGACCTGCCGCCTTACCACCCAGCGATGCCCCTGCCCAGAGAATACCTGCACCAGCCCGTCCTGCAGCCACAGCCTCCTCCACCTGAGCTGAGGCAGCCGGCGGTGTACAGTGAAG CGCTGAATCCAGCAGACATCGAGGCAGAGATCGAACGGCTGGACCCAATTCATCATGGCTCTGTGATTTTGGAGAATCCTGACATGGCGGAGAGGCGTAGGGAGGTGGAGGCGGGTGTGGCCCCGGCTCCTCGGCCCCTCAGTCCCACGAGGCTGCAGCCGGTGGTGGCCCCCGAGGCCCAGAGCCAGGAGATCCCCGacctggaggagctgctccGGATGCGGGCAGAAATCCCTCGAGCCCTGAAGAGACGGGGCTCCGTGGACCATTCCAAGGCCCCGAAGAAGGCCTCCCAGTACCAGCCGAACCAGTACAAGCATCTCATCAACAAGCTGTTCCGCAGGAAGGGTGTCCAACAGAAGGGGGAGCAAGGGAGTGAGACGGGCAGCTCCTCAGAGGGAGAGGACATCAgcgctcctccctctcctctccccatgCCACAGACATCCACACCCATCCCCCAAGAGTACAGA AACTATCACTCCATCCTGCGGCGGGCCAGCCGGGAGCGCAAAGGTCCCGGAAGGCGAGCTCGTCTCAGCCCACTGGTCCTGCTGCTGGACGGGTCCCTGGTGGGAGAGCTGGACACGGTGCAGAGGGCCATGCaggag ATGAGCGACCCCAGCCAGCCCAACGATGAGGGGATCACTGCCCTTCACAACGCCATCTGTGGAGGCCACTATAATGTGGTGGACTTTCTGGTCCGTATTGGAGCCAACGTCAGTGCACCAGACAGCCATGGATG GACTCCGCTGCACTGTGCGGCCTCTTGTAACGACCGAGCTCTGTGTGAGTTTCTGGTGAGGAACGGCGCCGCGGTCATGGCCGTGACGGAGAGTGACGGAGCCACCGCCTCGCAGAAGTGTGATCCTTTCGCCATAGGGTTTGAGGAGTGTGAGAACTTATTGAGAG GTGTGGAGGAGGCCATGGGCGTGGAGAACAGCGGGGTGCTGTATGCGCTGTGGAGCTACATGGCCCAGACGGCAGACGAGCTGAGCTTCAAAGAGGGCGACATGGTGACCATCCTGCAGAAGCCGGAGGGAGAGGACTGGTGGTGGGCCTCGCTCTGTGGCAGGGAGGGCTTCGTCCCTAACAATTACTTTGGA CTTTTCCCGAAGGTTCGGCCAAAGTCTCTCTGCTGA
- the opa3 gene encoding optic atrophy 3 protein homolog, whose product MVVGAFPIAKLLYLGVRQLSKPVANRIKAGARRSEFFKNYICLPPAQIYHWIEMRTKMRIMGFRGSTIKPLNEEAAAELGAELLGEAIIFLIGGGCMVLEYTRQAANSRRKEEELNETITNLQTQLGELSLATETLDAQLREINRLLLSFPAPTQK is encoded by the exons ATGGTTGTCGGTGCCTTCCCTATCGCCAAGCTCCTCTACCTTGGAGTGCGGCAGCTGAGCAAACCCGTGGCCAACAGGATAAAGGCAGGAGCCCGACGAAGCGAGTTTTTCAAGAATTACATCTGCCTGCCCCCGGCTCAGA TTTACCACTGGATCGAGATGAGAACCAAGATGCGGATCATGGGGTTTCGGGGTTCTACCATTAAGCCGCTGAATGAAGAGGCGGCTGCTGAGCTGGGCGCAGAGCTGCTGGGAGAGGCGATCATCTTCCTCATTGGCGGTGGCTGCATGGTGCTGGAGTACACCAGGCAGGCTGCCAACTCACGCCGCAAAGAAGAGGAGCTAAATGAAACTATCACCAACCTACAGACTCAGCTCGGCGAGCTAAGCCTGGCCACAGAGACATTAGATGCCCAGCTGAGAGAAATCAACAGGTTACTGCTGTCCTTTCCTGCTCCCACCCAAAAATGA